The Planctellipticum variicoloris DNA window AGAACGATTCCGAACGTTGTCGCGAAACTCTTATTTGCCCTTGTATCCCAGCTTTTCCGAGGACACCGATCATGATTCGACCACGAACGCAAGCCCGAGGTTTCACCCTCATCGAACTGCTGGTGGTGATTGCAATCATCGCAATTCTGATTGCACTGTTGCTGCCGGCCGTGCAGCAGGCGCGCGAAGCCGCCCGGCGGACGCAGTGCCGCAACAATTTGAAGCAATGGGGGCTGGCGCTCCACAACTATCACGACGTGTTCAACGCGTTTCCGATTGGCGTCATGGCCAACCAGGGCTACGGAGTGGCGTTCTGGGCGCGGTTGCTGCCGTACGTTGACCAGGCACCGCTGTACAATCGCTTGACGTTCAACGGCGTTCATCCCGGCTGGACGGCAGGTGGAGGGACTGGAGAGACCGTCAATAACCCCGCTGTCAATGGAGTTGTGATTGGAGCGATGATTTGTCCGTCGTCTCCGCTTCCGGCGCTCTGGGATACCGGAAGCTGTAATCAGTCGATTCCTAGCTATGTCGGCATCAGTGGGGCTGTGGACGAAGACAAAACCAGTGCTGCTGCTCCAGCCACGGATACCGATGGATTCATCGAGCAGCGGCAGATCAGCGGTGTCGATTGCTGCACAGCCGGCAAGACGTACACCGGCGTGCTCTCAGCGGGCGGACTGTTGACCTGGAACGAGTCCCATAATATCGCCAAGGCCACCGACGGTACTTCCAACATCATCATGCTGGGCGAGAACAGCGACTCACAGGTCGATCCGGTCAGCGGCGTGAAGGTCGATTCTCGCGGAGGGATGCCTCACGGTTTCCTGATGGGAAGTAGTTCAGGTGGCGTCACTCGCAACTGGGACGGGCC harbors:
- a CDS encoding DUF1559 domain-containing protein is translated as MIRPRTQARGFTLIELLVVIAIIAILIALLLPAVQQAREAARRTQCRNNLKQWGLALHNYHDVFNAFPIGVMANQGYGVAFWARLLPYVDQAPLYNRLTFNGVHPGWTAGGGTGETVNNPAVNGVVIGAMICPSSPLPALWDTGSCNQSIPSYVGISGAVDEDKTSAAAPATDTDGFIEQRQISGVDCCTAGKTYTGVLSAGGLLTWNESHNIAKATDGTSNIIMLGENSDSQVDPVSGVKVDSRGGMPHGFLMGSSSGGVTRNWDGPQDRKFNLTSVRYAPGTRNYSLPGVDNNYGPNNPLISPHTGGTHALYADGHVSFISNNINMANLKALSTRDDGRSVSAD